A single genomic interval of Zingiber officinale cultivar Zhangliang chromosome 4A, Zo_v1.1, whole genome shotgun sequence harbors:
- the LOC121970541 gene encoding endoribonuclease YBEY, chloroplastic-like produces the protein MPYGCRCRSYSCLLPHQLSAPPSSPSFVALLPAAAADDDDMARMASRTLPISIRSRLSLSPPISTAIWSGPTGEASSSRFLSSPLLLSGTPYVPYRTVFHLSSSYSRSMVASLGFLANRRGFRKVRRPQAAMRKQVPKDKQLQLDVNIILEKALPKDPEVLNIAEMLKLNVSMAMKIAFDGLKDSEYKTRDTSICDVGKFDKVELSVLLCNDEFIQNLNKEWRGKDQATDVLSMSQHIAELDLPVLILGDIIISVETASKQAEERGHTLLDEIRILMVHGLLHLLGFDHELSDDAEKEMENEERLVLKSLGWKGKGLIKSATDAAEDRTLPNDILEVNVVKDSKKAGSLRFYKPKFSYIFCDMDGTLLNSKSQITATTAEAIREAVSRGVKVVIATGKTRPAVISALKMVDLAGKNGVISEFSPGIFLQGLLVYGRQGREISRSNLDQDVCREALSYSLEHEVPVIAFCQDRCLTLFDHPLVDSLHTVYHEPKAEIIPSVKHLLAAAEIQKLLFFDTTEGISRTLRPYWADATKGRAKVVQAQPDMLEIVPAGTSKGDGVKILLNHLGVSEKEVMAIGDGENDIEMLQLASLGIALANGSEKAKAVANVIGASNDEDGVAKAIYEYAF, from the exons ATGCCGTACGGATGCCGATGTCGTAGTTATTCGTGTTTGCTCCCCCATCAACTGAGCGCGCCTCCCTCGAGTCCCAGCTTTGTGGCCCTCCtccccgccgccgccgccgacgaCGACGACATGGCGAGGATGGCCTCGCGAACCCTCCCTATCTCCATCAGATCTCGTCTGTCTCTTTCTCCTCCGATCTCCACGGCGATCTGGTCGGGGCCGACGGGCGAAGCTTCCTCCTCGCGTTTTCTTTCTTCTCCGCTCCTTCTCTCCGGCACTCCCTATGTTCCCTACAGGACAGTTTTCCATCTATCCTCTAGCTATTCGCGCTCTATGGTGGCTTCCCTCGGGTTCTTGGCGAACCGCCGAGGATTTCGGAAGGTGAGACGCCCGCAAGCTGCGATGAGGAAGCAGGTGCCGAAGGACAAACAGCTGCAGCTTGATGTCAATATTATTCTGGAAAAAGCATTGCCCAAGGACCCTGAAGTTTTG AACATTGCTGAAATGTTAAAGCTGAATGTTTCAATGGCAATGAAAATTGCATTCGATGGTCTTAAGGATTCAGAGTATAAGACAAGGGACACCTCTATATGTGATGTTGGCAAATTTGATAAGGTTGAACTTTCGGTATTGCTTTGCAATGATGAATTTATCCAAAATCTGAATAAGGAATGGAGGGGCAAGGACCAGGCGACAGATGTTCTATCAATGTCTCAGCATATAGCTGAACTTGATCTACCTGTT CTAATCCTAGGTGATATAATAATATCTGTTGAGACAGCTTCAAAACAAGCGGAGGAGCGAGGTCATACCCTTCTTGATGAAATACGAATTCTCATG GTTCATGGTTTGCTGCATCTTCTTGGGTTTGATCATGAACTTAGTGATGACGCTGAAAAAGAAATGGAAAATGAGGAGAGACTGGTGTTGAAGAGTCTTGGATGGAAAGGAAAAGGCCTAATAAAGAGTGCAACAGATGCTGCAGAAGATCGAACCCTTCCCAATGACATCTTAGAGG TAAATGTAGTAAAGGATTCAAAGAAAGCAGGTAGTCTGAGATTCTACAAACCCAAATTCAGTTATATCTTTTGTGATATGGATG GCACACTTCTAAACAGTAAAAGTCAAATTACTGCAACTACTGCAGAGGCTATACGGGAAGCAGTATCCAGGGGAGTAAAAGTAGTTATTGCTACTGGAAAG ACTCGCCCTGCTGTCATAAGTGCGCTCAAGATGGTTGATTTGGCTGGGAAAAATGGTGTTATTTCTGAGTTTTCGCCTGGCATATTCTTACAG GGATTGCTTGTTTACGGAAGACAAGGACGAGAAATTTCTAGAAGTAATCTTGACCAGGATGTTTGCAGAGAG GCACTTTCATATTCTCTGGAGCATGAAGTTCCTGTGATAGCATTTTGTCAGGATCGTTGTCTCACATTGTTTGACCATCCTTTGGTTGATTCACTCCATACAGTATATCATGAGCCAAAG GCAGAAATTATACCTTCAGTTAAGCACCTTCTTGCAGCTGCTGAGATACAG AAACTTCTTTTCTTTGATACGACCGAGGGTATTTCTCGTACTTTGCGACCATATTGGGCAGATGCGACAAAGGGCAGAGCAAAGGTTGTCCAAGCTCAACCTGATATGCTCGAGATTGTACCTGCTGGAACCTCAAAGGGTGATGGAGTAAAAATACTGTTGAATCACCTTGGTGTTAGTGAAAAAGAG GTAATGGCTATTGGTGATGGTGAAAATGATATCGAGATGCTCCAGTTAGCATCATTGGGTATTGCACTTGCCAATGGATCAGAAAAGGCTAAAGCTGTTGCCAATGTGATTGGAGCTAGCAATGATGAAGATGGGGTGGCAAAGGCAATTTATGAATACGCATTCTGA
- the LOC121970540 gene encoding uncharacterized protein LOC121970540 isoform X2: protein MDFSRKHPSPFPRSTNLPFRSGIDGSGESDENRSGPSREKLGFGSSRHTRKEQKSPTMKKKILAEKNGDATSLASSGHASFGSKEQAKPELVSAADTNSLVQRVGAESCSGFYDPLTNYTCPRPRFLRYNPNSRLEILMRIERARMEEEELVDASNCDFEESDMEDEEEARRPLWWSKRTWTLFLIGWLVYFSCYFSSIDSGFHSPKDDGSSMEDFTKLHDNHSPSHGIELMLNFMGVSEICFNVAHKELTCSIDGGSIEDSLKLQGNIRPSQVGTEFMITLMGLSETCFNVPLKHPTCPIESNGESMVVSDVQLEQKSSFEDAASFLLIPWEAERTNELLIEKVRNKADDLVIKEEVLSSLEQEKHDQGNDISVLAILDTESVMMEENTIRDALKKIPKWNDVSSETALLVLVSLCLLTLLLGTSSWISLKISIPRSLLLPVFSSSKGFAGRDEPASSIGMKEHSNEKFSDPNANCNPPSCLPKISRDLEVEDKLISSAGKTEYTKDKVGDGVSSKPLNSPSKNGRVLASNHPPVVQLLSKFVTVERTRQTIGSGHENIASEAESTIGLQLVQCSMKSTSMTTSSSNFNVVASVLSISPTSQKQTREKQDSGNKAGGMDSAPTPLRRSSRLSSRAISASRQRDTKLLML from the exons ATGGATTTCTCCAGGAAACATCCCTCGCCATTTCCGCGATCTACCAATCTCCCTTTTCGTTCTG GAATCGATGGATCCGGAGAGAGCGACGAGAACAGAAGCGGACCTTCTCGTGAGAAATTAGGGTTTGGGTCGTCGCGCCATACAAGGAAGGAACAGAAATCGCCGACAATGAAAAAGAAGATCTTGGCCGAGAAGAATGGCGATGCGACCTCGCTGGCCTCCTCCGGTCATGCCAGCTTTGGATCGAAGGAGCAAGCGAAGCCTGAGCTTGTTTCTGCTGCCGATACGAATTCCCTTGTGCAGAGAGTAGGAGCAGAATCCTGCTCTGGTTTCTATGATCCGCTGACGAACTATACCTGCCCAAGGCCTCGGTTCCTCCGCTACAATCCTAATAGTCGCCTTGAGATTCTCATGCGCATCGAGAGGGCGAGGATGGAGGAAGAGGAATTGGTGGATGCCTCAAACTGTGATTTTGAGGAGAGTGACATGGAGGATGAAGAGGAAGCAAGGAGGCCTCTTTGGTGGTCAAAAAGAACATGGACGTTGTTTCTGATTGGATGGTTAGTTTATTTTTCTTGCTATTTTTCTTCCATCGACTCAGGATTTCACTCTCCTAAAGATGATGGAAGTTCCATGGAGGATTTTACGAAGCTTCATGACAACCACAGTCCCTCGCATGGGATAGAACTTATGCTGAATTTCATGGGCGTTTCTGAGATTTGCTTCAATGTGGCTCATAAAGAACTCACCTGTTCAATTGATGGAGGTTCTATAGAGGATTCTCTGAAGCTTCAAGGTAACATCAGGCCTTCTCAAGTTGGAACAGAATTTATGATCACTTTGATGGGCCTGTCTGAGACTTGCTTCAATGTGCCTCTAAAACATCCGACTTGTCCAATCGAAAGCAATGGTGAAAGCATGGTAGTATCAGATGTTCAACTTGAACAGAAATCGAGTTTTGAAGACGCAGCATCATTTCTACTTATTCCATGGGAAGCAGAAAGAACTAATGAATTGCTGATTGAAAAGGTGCGCAACAAGGCGGATGATTTGGTGATTAAAGAAGAGGTTCTAAGCTCCCTTGAACAAGAAAAGCATGACCAAGGAAATGACATCAGTGTTCTTGCAATCCTGGATACTGAGTCTGTGATGATGGAAGAAAATACAATTCGTGATGCATTGAAGAAAATACCTAAATGGAATGACGTTTCTTCGGAGACTGCCCTTTTGGTACTTGTTTCATTGTGTTTGCTAACTCTACTGCTGGGCACCTCTAGTTGGATTTCACTGAAGATTTCAATTCCAAGATCCCTTCTTTTACCAGTATTTTCATCTTCAAAAGGTTTTGCAGGTCGAGATGAGCCGGCATCATCAATTGGAATGAAAGAACATAGTAATGAGAAATTCAGCGATCCAAATGCAAATTGTAATCCTCCAAGTTGCCTTCCCAAAATAAGTAGAGATCTGGAAGTTGAGGATAAGTTGATATCCTCAGCCGGAAAAACAGAATATACTAAGGACAAGGTTGGCGATGGAGTGTCCAGTAAGCCTTTGAATTCCCCAAGCAAAAACGGTAGAGTTTTAGCAAGTAACCATCCACCAGTGGTGCAATTGCTCAGTAAATTTGTGACAGTAGAAAGAACCAGGCAGACAATAGGTTCTGGCCACGAGAACATAGCAAGTGAAGCTGAATCAACTATAGGATTACAACTAGTTCAATGTTCAATGAAGTCGACGAGCATGACAACTTCATCATCCAACTTTAATGTGGTTGCTTCGGTTCTTAGTATAAGTCCTACTTCACAGAAGCAGACGAGGGAAAAACAG GACTCTGGAAACAAAGCAGGGGGAATGGATAGTGCACCTACTCCTTTAAGACGCTCAAGCCGACTCAGTAGTCGAGCCATTTCAGCCTCAAGGCAAAGGGACACCAAACTCTTGATGTTGTGA
- the LOC121970540 gene encoding uncharacterized protein LOC121970540 isoform X1, with the protein MDFSRKHPSPFPRSTNLPFRSDGRIRNLVTGIDGSGESDENRSGPSREKLGFGSSRHTRKEQKSPTMKKKILAEKNGDATSLASSGHASFGSKEQAKPELVSAADTNSLVQRVGAESCSGFYDPLTNYTCPRPRFLRYNPNSRLEILMRIERARMEEEELVDASNCDFEESDMEDEEEARRPLWWSKRTWTLFLIGWLVYFSCYFSSIDSGFHSPKDDGSSMEDFTKLHDNHSPSHGIELMLNFMGVSEICFNVAHKELTCSIDGGSIEDSLKLQGNIRPSQVGTEFMITLMGLSETCFNVPLKHPTCPIESNGESMVVSDVQLEQKSSFEDAASFLLIPWEAERTNELLIEKVRNKADDLVIKEEVLSSLEQEKHDQGNDISVLAILDTESVMMEENTIRDALKKIPKWNDVSSETALLVLVSLCLLTLLLGTSSWISLKISIPRSLLLPVFSSSKGFAGRDEPASSIGMKEHSNEKFSDPNANCNPPSCLPKISRDLEVEDKLISSAGKTEYTKDKVGDGVSSKPLNSPSKNGRVLASNHPPVVQLLSKFVTVERTRQTIGSGHENIASEAESTIGLQLVQCSMKSTSMTTSSSNFNVVASVLSISPTSQKQTREKQDSGNKAGGMDSAPTPLRRSSRLSSRAISASRQRDTKLLML; encoded by the exons ATGGATTTCTCCAGGAAACATCCCTCGCCATTTCCGCGATCTACCAATCTCCCTTTTCGTTCTG ATGGCCGTATTCGAAACCTTGTCACAGGAATCGATGGATCCGGAGAGAGCGACGAGAACAGAAGCGGACCTTCTCGTGAGAAATTAGGGTTTGGGTCGTCGCGCCATACAAGGAAGGAACAGAAATCGCCGACAATGAAAAAGAAGATCTTGGCCGAGAAGAATGGCGATGCGACCTCGCTGGCCTCCTCCGGTCATGCCAGCTTTGGATCGAAGGAGCAAGCGAAGCCTGAGCTTGTTTCTGCTGCCGATACGAATTCCCTTGTGCAGAGAGTAGGAGCAGAATCCTGCTCTGGTTTCTATGATCCGCTGACGAACTATACCTGCCCAAGGCCTCGGTTCCTCCGCTACAATCCTAATAGTCGCCTTGAGATTCTCATGCGCATCGAGAGGGCGAGGATGGAGGAAGAGGAATTGGTGGATGCCTCAAACTGTGATTTTGAGGAGAGTGACATGGAGGATGAAGAGGAAGCAAGGAGGCCTCTTTGGTGGTCAAAAAGAACATGGACGTTGTTTCTGATTGGATGGTTAGTTTATTTTTCTTGCTATTTTTCTTCCATCGACTCAGGATTTCACTCTCCTAAAGATGATGGAAGTTCCATGGAGGATTTTACGAAGCTTCATGACAACCACAGTCCCTCGCATGGGATAGAACTTATGCTGAATTTCATGGGCGTTTCTGAGATTTGCTTCAATGTGGCTCATAAAGAACTCACCTGTTCAATTGATGGAGGTTCTATAGAGGATTCTCTGAAGCTTCAAGGTAACATCAGGCCTTCTCAAGTTGGAACAGAATTTATGATCACTTTGATGGGCCTGTCTGAGACTTGCTTCAATGTGCCTCTAAAACATCCGACTTGTCCAATCGAAAGCAATGGTGAAAGCATGGTAGTATCAGATGTTCAACTTGAACAGAAATCGAGTTTTGAAGACGCAGCATCATTTCTACTTATTCCATGGGAAGCAGAAAGAACTAATGAATTGCTGATTGAAAAGGTGCGCAACAAGGCGGATGATTTGGTGATTAAAGAAGAGGTTCTAAGCTCCCTTGAACAAGAAAAGCATGACCAAGGAAATGACATCAGTGTTCTTGCAATCCTGGATACTGAGTCTGTGATGATGGAAGAAAATACAATTCGTGATGCATTGAAGAAAATACCTAAATGGAATGACGTTTCTTCGGAGACTGCCCTTTTGGTACTTGTTTCATTGTGTTTGCTAACTCTACTGCTGGGCACCTCTAGTTGGATTTCACTGAAGATTTCAATTCCAAGATCCCTTCTTTTACCAGTATTTTCATCTTCAAAAGGTTTTGCAGGTCGAGATGAGCCGGCATCATCAATTGGAATGAAAGAACATAGTAATGAGAAATTCAGCGATCCAAATGCAAATTGTAATCCTCCAAGTTGCCTTCCCAAAATAAGTAGAGATCTGGAAGTTGAGGATAAGTTGATATCCTCAGCCGGAAAAACAGAATATACTAAGGACAAGGTTGGCGATGGAGTGTCCAGTAAGCCTTTGAATTCCCCAAGCAAAAACGGTAGAGTTTTAGCAAGTAACCATCCACCAGTGGTGCAATTGCTCAGTAAATTTGTGACAGTAGAAAGAACCAGGCAGACAATAGGTTCTGGCCACGAGAACATAGCAAGTGAAGCTGAATCAACTATAGGATTACAACTAGTTCAATGTTCAATGAAGTCGACGAGCATGACAACTTCATCATCCAACTTTAATGTGGTTGCTTCGGTTCTTAGTATAAGTCCTACTTCACAGAAGCAGACGAGGGAAAAACAG GACTCTGGAAACAAAGCAGGGGGAATGGATAGTGCACCTACTCCTTTAAGACGCTCAAGCCGACTCAGTAGTCGAGCCATTTCAGCCTCAAGGCAAAGGGACACCAAACTCTTGATGTTGTGA
- the LOC121970540 gene encoding uncharacterized protein LOC121970540 isoform X3: MDFSRKHPSPFPRSTNLPFRSDGRIRNLVTGIDGSGESDENRSGPSREKLGFGSSRHTRKEQKSPTMKKKILAEKNGDATSLASSGHASFGSKEQAKPELVSAADTNSLVQRVGAESCSGFYDPLTNYTCPRPRFLRYNPNSRLEILMRIERARMEEEELVDASNCDFEESDMEDEEEARRPLWWSKRTWTLFLIGWLVYFSCYFSSIDSGFHSPKDDGSSMEDFTKLHDNHSPSHGIELMLNFMGVSEICFNVAHKELTCSIDGGSIEDSLKLQGNIRPSQVGTEFMITLMGLSETCFNVPLKHPTCPIESNGESMVVSDVQLEQKSSFEDAASFLLIPWEAERTNELLIEKVRNKADDLVIKEEVLSSLEQEKHDQGNDISVLAILDTESVMMEENTIRDALKKIPKWNDVSSETALLVEMSRHHQLE; this comes from the exons ATGGATTTCTCCAGGAAACATCCCTCGCCATTTCCGCGATCTACCAATCTCCCTTTTCGTTCTG ATGGCCGTATTCGAAACCTTGTCACAGGAATCGATGGATCCGGAGAGAGCGACGAGAACAGAAGCGGACCTTCTCGTGAGAAATTAGGGTTTGGGTCGTCGCGCCATACAAGGAAGGAACAGAAATCGCCGACAATGAAAAAGAAGATCTTGGCCGAGAAGAATGGCGATGCGACCTCGCTGGCCTCCTCCGGTCATGCCAGCTTTGGATCGAAGGAGCAAGCGAAGCCTGAGCTTGTTTCTGCTGCCGATACGAATTCCCTTGTGCAGAGAGTAGGAGCAGAATCCTGCTCTGGTTTCTATGATCCGCTGACGAACTATACCTGCCCAAGGCCTCGGTTCCTCCGCTACAATCCTAATAGTCGCCTTGAGATTCTCATGCGCATCGAGAGGGCGAGGATGGAGGAAGAGGAATTGGTGGATGCCTCAAACTGTGATTTTGAGGAGAGTGACATGGAGGATGAAGAGGAAGCAAGGAGGCCTCTTTGGTGGTCAAAAAGAACATGGACGTTGTTTCTGATTGGATGGTTAGTTTATTTTTCTTGCTATTTTTCTTCCATCGACTCAGGATTTCACTCTCCTAAAGATGATGGAAGTTCCATGGAGGATTTTACGAAGCTTCATGACAACCACAGTCCCTCGCATGGGATAGAACTTATGCTGAATTTCATGGGCGTTTCTGAGATTTGCTTCAATGTGGCTCATAAAGAACTCACCTGTTCAATTGATGGAGGTTCTATAGAGGATTCTCTGAAGCTTCAAGGTAACATCAGGCCTTCTCAAGTTGGAACAGAATTTATGATCACTTTGATGGGCCTGTCTGAGACTTGCTTCAATGTGCCTCTAAAACATCCGACTTGTCCAATCGAAAGCAATGGTGAAAGCATGGTAGTATCAGATGTTCAACTTGAACAGAAATCGAGTTTTGAAGACGCAGCATCATTTCTACTTATTCCATGGGAAGCAGAAAGAACTAATGAATTGCTGATTGAAAAGGTGCGCAACAAGGCGGATGATTTGGTGATTAAAGAAGAGGTTCTAAGCTCCCTTGAACAAGAAAAGCATGACCAAGGAAATGACATCAGTGTTCTTGCAATCCTGGATACTGAGTCTGTGATGATGGAAGAAAATACAATTCGTGATGCATTGAAGAAAATACCTAAATGGAATGACGTTTCTTCGGAGACTGCCCTTTTG GTCGAGATGAGCCGGCATCATCAATTGGAATGA
- the LOC121970542 gene encoding L-type lectin-domain containing receptor kinase VII.1-like, protein MSPSLFPFLLLLGFICPLSSAVDLLFNGFNDEDLRLYANATLEPFTYHSHHHQRRPLFLLSLTHDDDAFSLGRALLPYPIPTKSSSRQVLPFAASFLFSVATVLTALPGHGLAFLFAPAPGTLGATSAQHLGLFNLSSNGDSSSRVLAVEFDVFRNEEFGDIDSNHVGVDLNSLTSVKSASAGYWPDDEAAFVGLTLNDGSNYQAWVDYAAGRLNVTIAPASLGRKPRRPLISVELDLSDVFLDEMYVGFCASTGRLVERHRVLGWSFSNSNFSSGDGLITANLPSFATPASSKLKRRLSIALSVSSTVIAMSFMGVLGLWVRRRRNRGQLVEEIIEEWESEYWPHRIDYHRIVAATDGFASSNLVGRGGNGTVYKGLLGGDPVAVKVFSRTNEEEAKLFAAEVCTLGRLKHRNLVRLRGWCRTRRPAASAMIIVYDFMKNGSLDQWIYGAKKPLDWGSRARVLREVAAAVWYLHEGWGEAVVLHRDIKASNVMLDGEMTGRLGDFGLARAQPRGRLLRTTRVVGTAGYLAPEVIRTGRTTTATDVYAFGVLALELASGRMAAEEGRPPLVAWARDAVATNGELAAVEVRTRGSEGFDDWEAVRMVTVGLACTHEEGPARPTMRQVVRMLEAEEWYEVPEVGCRRAEATSWLLDARVRRPVETASAGPISISTSQSGFRTDSGIIKEADV, encoded by the coding sequence ATGTCGCCGTCGCTTttccccttcctcctcctcctcggttTCATCTGCCCTCTCTCCTCCGCCGTCGACCTCCTCTTCAACGGCTTCAACGATGAAGACCTCCGCCTCTACGCTAACGCCACTCTCGAACCTTTCACATACCACTCCCACCACCACCAACGCCGCCCTCTgttcctcctctccctcacccACGACGACGACGCCTTCTCTCTCGGCCGTGCCCTCCTCCCCTACCCCATCCCAACCAAATCTTCCTCCCGCCAGGTCCTTCCCTTCGccgcctccttcctcttctctgtcGCCACCGTCCTCACCGCCCTCCCCGGCCACGGCCTCGCCTTCCTCTTCGCCCCTGCCCCCGGCACCCTTGGCGCCACCTCCGCCCAGCACCTCGGCCTATTCAACCTCTCCTCCAACGGAGACTCCTCGTCACGCGTCCTCGCCGTGGAGTTCGATGTCTTCCGCAACGAAGAGTTCGGCGATATCGACAGCAACCACGTCGGCGTCGACCTCAACTCGCTCACCTCCGTCAAATCAGCCTCCGCCGGATACTGGCCCGACGACGAAGCTGCTTTCGTGGGACTTACACTCAATGACGGATCCAATTACCAGGCTTGGGTCGACTATGCGGCCGGAAGACTCAACGTCACCATCGCCCCTGCAAGTCTCGGCCGGAAGCCACGCCGCCCCCTTATCTCCGTCGAATTAGACCTCTCCGATGTCTTCCTCGATGAGATGTACGTCGGCTTCTGCGCCTCCACCGGGCGGCTTGTGGAGCGCCACCGCGTCCTGGGTTGGAGCTTCAGCAACTCCAATTTTTCCTCCGGCGACGGCCTAATTACGGCCAATCTTCCTAGTTTCGCGACGCCGGCGTCCTCCAAGTTGAAGAGACGTCTTTCTATCGCCCTCTCTGTCTCTTCCACGGTGATCGCGATGTCGTTCATGGGAGTGCTAGGTCTCTGGGTTCGTCGTCGGAGAAACAGGGGACAGTTGGTCGAGGAGATAATAGAGGAGTGGGAATCGGAGTATTGGCCGCATCGAATCGACTACCATCGGATCGTCGCCGCCACGGATGGTTTCGCCAGCAGCAACCTCGTTGGCCGAGGGGGCAACGGGACGGTCTACAAGGGGCTTCTTGGGGGCGATCCGGTGGCGGTGAAGGTCTTCTCTCGAACAAATGAGGAGGAGGCGAAGCTTTTCGCTGCCGAGGTCTGCACGCTCGGCCGGCTGAAGCACCGTAACCTGGTCCGCCTCCGGGGATGGTGCCGGACGCGGCGGCCAGCCGCTAGCGCGATGATTATCGTGTACGACTTCATGAAGAACGGAAGCCTTGATCAGTGGATCTACGGCGCCAAGAAGCCGTTGGATTGGGGATCGAGGGCGAGGGTTCTGCGGGAAGTGGCGGCGGCGGTGTGGTACCTGCACGAGGGCTGGGGCGAGGCGGTGGTGCTCCATCGCGACATCAAGGCGAGCAACGTGATGCTGGACGGAGAGATGACCGGACGGCTAGGAGACTTCGGCCTGGCGCGGGCCCAACCGAGAGGGCGGTTGCTGAGGACCACCAGGGTGGTGGGGACGGCGGGGTACCTGGCGCCGGAGGTGATACGGACCGGGCGGACTACGACGGCCACCGACGTGTACGCCTTCGGAGTACTGGCGCTGGAGTTGGCGAGCGGGCGGATGGCGGCGGAGGAGGGGCGTCCGCCGCTGGTGGCGTGGGCGCGGGATGCTGTGGCGACGAACGGGGAGCTGGCGGCTGTGGAGGTGAGAACGAGGGGGTCGGAGGGGTTCGACGATTGGGAGGCGGTGCGGATGGTGACGGTGGGGTTGGCATGCACGCACGAGGAGGGGCCGGCCCGGCCCACGATGAGGCAGGTGGTGCGGATGTTGGAGGCGGAAGAGTGGTACGAGGTGCCGGAGGTGGGCTGCAGGAGAGCGGAGGCGACGTCGTGGCTGCTGGATGCGAGGGTACGGCGACCGGTGGAGACGGCCAGTGCGGGTCCCATCTCCATTTCCACGTCGCAGTCCGGGTTTCGGACGGACTCGGGTATTATAAAAGAAGCTGATGTCTGA